A region from the Tahibacter amnicola genome encodes:
- a CDS encoding DUF4139 domain-containing protein encodes MRYLLASAIAASLNAVAADAPDYSLTVYSSARPGQVNTESLANYGGNFPGFALVRDSRKMTLQAGAGVLRFTDVAKRIDPTTVAFESVTDPAGTRVLEQNYQFDLVNREKLLERYVGQAITVEQERGDTVERLSGTLLSAADGTLILQRDTGEVVSIGAYTNVLFPSLPGGLITRPTLVWLVNAKQAGTHDTRVSYRTGGMTWWSDYNVTLREQGDNCTMDLSAWVTIVNQSGASYPAAQLKLVAGDVNLAPGPQAPAAPRKMVMMDLAAAGAEADGFQESQLFEYHLYTLGRRSDLPDNSTKQLELFPSVSNAACRKQLVFTAAPQPWAFWSSPITDQGYGATTSGTVGAYLEFKNDEANRMGMPLPAGRLRVNQASVDGNLEFVGEDVIKHTPRNETLRVKLGNAFDIVGERKQMSFNVDSGAKHIDESFEISVRNRKKTPVKVVVREYLYRWSRWEVTSRSHEFAKRDAATIDFPLDIPADGEVTVKYGVRYSW; translated from the coding sequence ATGCGCTACCTGCTCGCCTCTGCCATTGCTGCCAGCCTCAACGCGGTTGCCGCCGATGCCCCCGACTATTCGCTCACGGTCTACAGTTCAGCCCGGCCCGGGCAGGTGAACACCGAATCGCTGGCCAACTATGGCGGCAACTTTCCGGGCTTCGCCCTCGTGCGCGACAGCCGCAAGATGACCTTGCAGGCGGGCGCCGGCGTGCTGCGGTTTACCGATGTTGCCAAGCGCATCGATCCGACCACGGTCGCATTTGAAAGCGTCACCGATCCGGCGGGCACCCGGGTGCTCGAGCAGAACTACCAGTTTGATCTGGTCAACCGCGAAAAGCTGCTGGAGCGCTATGTCGGCCAGGCCATCACCGTCGAACAGGAGCGTGGCGACACGGTCGAACGCCTGTCGGGCACGTTGCTCTCGGCAGCCGACGGCACGCTGATTCTGCAGCGCGATACTGGGGAGGTGGTCAGCATCGGCGCCTACACGAATGTGCTGTTCCCCAGCCTCCCCGGCGGCCTGATCACGCGGCCGACCCTGGTGTGGCTGGTCAACGCCAAGCAGGCGGGTACGCATGACACCCGCGTCAGCTACCGCACAGGCGGCATGACCTGGTGGTCCGACTACAACGTCACCCTCCGCGAGCAGGGCGACAACTGCACGATGGACCTGTCAGCCTGGGTGACGATCGTGAACCAGTCCGGCGCCAGCTATCCCGCGGCGCAGCTCAAACTGGTGGCGGGGGACGTCAACCTGGCGCCGGGCCCGCAGGCGCCGGCCGCGCCGCGCAAGATGGTCATGATGGACCTGGCCGCCGCCGGTGCAGAGGCCGATGGTTTCCAGGAATCGCAATTGTTCGAATACCACCTGTATACACTGGGGCGTCGCAGCGACCTGCCGGATAACTCCACCAAGCAGCTGGAGCTGTTTCCGTCAGTGTCCAACGCGGCCTGCCGCAAGCAGCTGGTCTTCACGGCGGCGCCGCAACCGTGGGCGTTCTGGTCTTCGCCGATCACGGATCAGGGTTACGGCGCGACGACGTCGGGGACCGTCGGCGCCTATCTCGAATTCAAGAATGACGAAGCCAACAGGATGGGCATGCCGCTCCCCGCCGGGCGCCTGCGGGTGAACCAGGCATCGGTTGACGGGAATCTCGAGTTCGTCGGCGAAGACGTCATCAAGCACACGCCGCGCAACGAAACATTGCGCGTGAAGCTGGGCAACGCCTTCGACATCGTCGGCGAGCGCAAGCAGATGAGCTTTAACGTTGATTCCGGCGCCAAGCACATCGACGAGAGTTTCGAAATCAGCGTTCGCAACCGCAAGAAGACACCGGTCAAAGTGGTGGTCCGCGAATATCTGTATCGCTGGAGCCGCTGGGAAGTGACCTCAAGGAGCCACGAGTTCGCCAAGCGCGATGCGGCGACGATCGACTTCCCGCTCGACATTCCCGCGGACGGGGAGGTGACGGTGAAGTATGGGGTGCGGTATAGCTGGTGA
- a CDS encoding SPOR domain-containing protein: MAAKRKQATRTGGGSSAWPAWVWVGVGVLLGLGLAGVMWMKNWLPELRKSNLPQPNAEAVAPKASDPAVADEARKSGAKKTYDFYSVLPEKEVTIPDAELSAKARAEQQRQQAAAQNPGATTPPEPVAPAGRYILQAGSYPEPKSAEELKAKLALSGFVAKIQAADLNGKTWYRVRVGPYTSASDVESAQKSLVEIGVKAVAMKDTSAD; encoded by the coding sequence ATGGCAGCCAAACGCAAGCAGGCCACACGCACCGGCGGCGGAAGCAGCGCCTGGCCCGCATGGGTGTGGGTCGGCGTCGGCGTGCTGCTGGGCCTGGGCCTGGCAGGTGTGATGTGGATGAAGAACTGGCTGCCGGAACTGCGCAAGTCGAACCTGCCCCAGCCCAACGCCGAAGCCGTCGCCCCCAAGGCCAGCGACCCGGCCGTCGCGGACGAGGCGCGCAAGTCCGGCGCCAAGAAGACCTATGACTTCTACTCGGTTCTGCCCGAGAAGGAAGTCACCATTCCCGATGCCGAGCTCAGTGCCAAGGCACGCGCCGAACAGCAACGCCAGCAGGCTGCCGCCCAGAACCCTGGTGCCACCACGCCGCCCGAACCGGTCGCTCCCGCCGGACGCTACATCCTCCAGGCAGGCTCCTATCCGGAACCCAAGTCCGCCGAGGAACTCAAGGCCAAGCTCGCCCTTTCCGGCTTTGTCGCCAAGATCCAGGCCGCCGACCTCAACGGCAAGACCTGGTACCGCGTCCGCGTCGGCCCGTACACCAGTGCCAGCGATGTGGAAAGTGCACAGAAGTCGCTCGTCGAAATCGGTGTCAAGGCCGTGGCGATGAAGGATACGAGCGCGGATTGA